Genomic segment of Thermotoga sp.:
CTGGAGAGAATATATCTCCACTCACAAAGGTGGGAATCCTTTTGTCCAGAACTGAAAGACTCTTCCAATCGGCTTTGTCCGTGAAAGCCTGGGCGACTGTTCTGGCGTGAATGAACACCTCGTCGACGCCTTCTCCCACAAGGATCTCGTAGATCTTCGAGATCTGATTTCTATCCCAACCGAGGCGCGTTTTAACGGTGAACTTTCCCTTCACGCGCTTTCTGACTTCCCTCACGACTACTTTGAGAAGATCCAGATTTCTCAAAAGACCCCCACCCGCTCCTCTTTTCACCACCTTCTTCACAGGACATCCGGCGTTCAAATCTATCCATGAGTACTCTTCGGAGAGCATCTCGGCGGCTTTGGAAAGCTCTTCAGGATCGCTTCCGAATATCTGAACGGCCACGCTTCTTTCCTCTGGAGAGGGAAGAAGCTTTCTAGTTTTCTCTGAATCCATCAAGAAACCTTTTGCACTCACCATCTCGGAGAAGGCAAAATCTGCTCCCCATTCGAAGCACACAGTGCGGAAGGCCCTGTCAGTGTACCCCGCCATCGGTGCAAGACCCACTTTGACCATAGAAAGCCTCCACATCCTCCCTGATCTCCTCCGGAACAAACCCTTTCAAGGTCTTTCCGGCAAGCGCCCTTTCTCGAATCTCCGTGGAGGAGATCTGAACTATGGGCATGTCCAGGAAGATGATTTTGCTCAGATCACCCAGCACCTTCCTGGCGTGTTCATGGTAGGGCTTTTCACAATAACGCGGGTAGACAACGAGGGTTGCTTTTTCAAGGATGTCCCTGTACCTGTACCACTTCTCGAAATAGGAGAGAGCGTCTTCCCCAACAATGAAGAAAGGCTTGGTTCCATACAACTTGGAAAAATGCTCTATGGTGAAGATCGAGTACGAAACGCCTCCTCGTTGTCTCTCGTAATCACTCACTTCCACTCTTTCGATTCCGCTGAAGACTCTTTTCAACCATTCGAATCTCTTTTCGAAAGGAGTGCGTGTCTTCTTGTGAGGAGGGTTGTAAGCGGGTACCACAACAAGCCTGTCCAGTTTTAAAATCTCCAGAGTGTAAAGGCACACAAGAACATGACCAACGTGTACAGGATCGAACGCTCCACCGAATATTCCCACTCTACTCTTTGTACTCGAACTCGAAATTTCCGATCCTGACGACATCTCCTTCTTTCACCCCTGCTTCCTTCAATTTCCTTTCCAGACCGTTCTTTTCAAGAACTTGTAGAATCTGAAGCCTTGCATCTCTCTGATTCAGATCGAACCTTTCCACCCACACCCTGAGGCCTTCTCCATCAACTATCCAGCACCCATCTTTTTCCTTCACAACTTCTATTTGAAATCTCTCCGGGAGCCTTCTCCAGACAGGGGCAGGTTTCCTTATGACGTGTTCTTTTTCTTTCCTCTCCTCCTTCTCTATCTTTTCTTTCTGAATTATGGAAGCCACTCTGTCAAGGAGGAGATTCACTCCCTCACCTGTTACAGCAGAAATCGGAATCACTTCTTTTCCTATCGCACTCTCGAGCTCCTTTATTTTTTGCGGAAGTTTCTCTTTGTCCAGAAGGTCTATCTTGTTGGCGACCACTATCTCCGGCTTTTTCAGGAGAAACGGAGAGTACCTCTCCATCTCTTCTCTTATGATGAAATAGTCTCTCGCCGGATCTTCCCTCTCAAAGCCACTCACATCGAGCATGTGAACTATCACAAAGCATCTTTCAACATGCCTCAGAAAGACGTTTCCGAGGCCAACTCCCTTGCTCGCCCCTTCGATGAGTCCAGGAATGTCAGCGACTACGAAACTGAAATCCCCGTACTTGACAACACCCAGGTTGGGTACGAGAGTTGTGAAAGGATAGTTGGCTATCTTCGGCTTGGCATTACTAATACGCGCTATCAAAGAGGATTTTCCAACGTTCGGATATCCTACGAGTCCCACGTCTGCCAGAATTTTGAGCTCGAGCTCCAGCCATCTGGCTTCACCTTTTTCTCCTCTTTCAGCGATCAGAGGAACCTGTCTTGTGGACGTCGAAAAGTGGGCGTTTCCTCTTCCGCCTTTGCCACCACGCGCCACACACACCACTTTTCCTGGCTCGTCCAGGTCAGCGATGATCTCCCCGGTGGTGACATCTCTGACAACCGTTCCAACCGGTACATCTATGTAAAGGTCTCTTCCGTTTCTTCCCTTCATCTTTTTCCCCATACCATGTTTTCCGTTCTCCGCAAAAAACTTCCTTTTGTTCACAAACTCGATCAACGTTGAAAGGGAAGGATTGGCCCTGAGGAATACAAATCCTCCGTCCCCTCCATCCCCACCATCGGGGCCTCCTTTGGGGACGTATTTTTCCCTTCTGAAACTCACGCAACCGCTTCCACCATCTCCTGCCTTCACGAAGATCCTCACACGATCAACGAACTCTGCCTTCTTTATGTTCAACTCAAAACCCTCCTGAACATCTTCTCGATCACGTCGAGTTTTTTTAGAAGATCTATATCCTGCACTTTCTCGAAAAAGTCCCTTATCAAGACTCTTTCTCTTCTGAATATGTTCAGCTTCACAAGGAAATCCACAGTTCCACAGGTTGTTTCCACTTTCCTGGCGACCAGAGCTTCGAATCTCTTCTTGTTCTCAGGAATCGAACGAAGCGGCGGTAAACGGAAGTTCTTGCCGTAATGTATTCTGTCCCCGAAAGGAGAAAGTTCGAGATAGATCTCCCGAGAAGTTTCTTTCAGCAGGTGGTATAGAAACAACTCTTCAATCCTGCTCAGTTCAAAGGTTTTGAAGAAATTTCTTGGTTTGACATACAGTTTCGGATTTTTTGGTGCCTTTGGTGTTTTCATCTTCTCTATCTCCCTCAGCACATCTGATTTTATTGCGCCGGCTGCAGCCGCGAATGAAACACCTCCTCCCAACTCCAAAAGTGTCTGATGTGGGAGAAGAACGTTCTGAACGGCATCCAGCAACACACTTGCCTCATTGGAGGTGCCCCACACTCTGATCTCCGAAAACTCCGCATCGACGTGTCTGGACACTTCGAAGTACTCCGGGATTTTCTCTTTCACAGAATTCGTCAGCTCTTCCAGCATTTTTGAAAGGGAGTTTTTCAGATGTGGCGGTTCGTTTCTCCATCCAACGCTGAAAACCAGCGAGAAACAAAAGCTTTTTGCGGGTTTCCCTTCGAATATCAACTCCATTCTTTCCATCTCCTCATGATTTCATCGAAGTTGTAACCTTTCAGTTTTGCCCTCTTCTCTAGGAATTTCAGAAATTCCTCCTCGTTCATCGTCTTCACTTTCAATGTCCTCGCCTTCTCGTATTTGGAACCCGGATTTTCTCCGACGATGAGGTAATCGGTGTTCTTGCTCACCGAATTGACGACCTTCGCCCCCAATTTTTCAAGAAATTCGACGATTTCCTCCCTTGTGAAGTTTTTGAGTGTACCGGTTACAGCAAATGTCAATCCCTTCAATACATCGTACTTCACAGCTTTTTCTTCAAGTTTCACACCTGCTTTCTTCAATTTTTCTACGATCTCTCTTGTTTTCGGATTTCTGAAGTACTCCACTATACTCCTTGCTATCTCTGGACCGATGCCCGATATATCCTTCAACGCCTCGTAGGAAGCGTCGGCAATCGCCTCCAGAGATTTGAAATGCTCCACCAGAATCTTCGCCGTTTTCTGACCCACCATGGGAATACCAAGACCTGTTATGAGCTTGTGGAGAGGCCTTTTCTTTGCTTCCTCGATCTCCTGCAGGATCTTGGCGATCGTCCTCTGACCGACACCAGACCCCAGCTGTGCAAGATCGAAGGGTGTGAGATAGAAGATATCTGCTATGTCTTTCACCAAACCCGCGTCCACCAATCTGCCTATGATCTTTTCACCGAGTCCTTCGATATCTAGAGCTTCCCGGGATACAAACGTTCTCAACGCCCTCTTCAACTTCGCTGGACAGTGAGGATTCAAACACCTGATGGCGACTTCGTCGGGAGATAATTTCCCCACTTTTCCACCACACACCGGGCATTTTTGAGGAGGCTTTATTTCCTTTTCGTCTCCTGTTCTCAACTCGGGAATCGGCTTAACTATCTGAGGAATGATGCCTCCTGCCTTTTCCACGAAGACGTAGTCACCTATGCGTATATCCTTTTCTTTTATGTGCTCGAAGTTATGAAGGGAAGCTCTTTTCACGATCGTTCCTGCCAGTTGAACGGGTTCGAGTTCTGCCACCGGCGTCAGAACTCCTGTTCGACCGACCTGTATTGTGATATCCAGGATCTTCGTTCTGGCCTGTTCTGCAGGAAATTTGAAGGCGATCGCCCACCTTGGTGCCTTGGAAGTTTCGCCGAGGATTTTTTGAAAATCGAACCTGTTCACCTTCACCGCGACGCCATCGACCCAGTAATCCAGCTCCCTCTTTCTCTCTTTCCACTCCTTCCAGTACTCGATCACCTCTTGTATGTTCCTACACAACCTCGAGTGTGGATTCACCTTGAATCCCACTTCTTTCAGAAACTGAAGCGCCTCCCACTGGGTTTTGAGTCCGTAATCTTCAGGATGAACGACATAGTAGATGAAAGAGTCGAGTCTTCTCGAAGCTACGAGTGCGGTGTTCAACTGACGAAGAGTTCCTGCAGCCGCATTTCTTGGGTTGGCAAAAGGAGGAAGTCCCTCCTCTTCTCTTTCTTCGTTTAGCCTTTTGAATTCGTCTACCGGCATGTAGATTTCCCCTCTCACTTCGATGGTGAGGGATTTCCTCAACCTCAGAGGGACGCTTCGAACCGTTTTCACGTTCTCGGAGACGTCCTCACCCTTCACTCCATCTCCACGCGTTGCACCCAAAACGAATCGGCCGTTTTCGTACCTGAGAGCAATGGAAACACCGTCTATCTTCAGCTCGGCGACGTATTCCACTTCCGATTCTTGGAGGGCTTTTTTGACACGCCTGTCGAATTCAAGAATCTCTTCTTCGTTGTAGATGTTGTCCAAGCTCAACATGGGAGTGGAGTGCCTGACCGCCTTGAAACCTTCGAGAACCTTTCCTCCAACCCTCTGAGTCGGGGAATCTGGAGTAACCAGCTCCGGGTACATTCTCTCTAGCTCTATGAGCCTTTTCATCAACCTGTCGTACTCTTCGTCGGTGATGACAGGATCGTTCAGCACGTAATATCTGTAGTTATGGTATTCTATTTCCTCACGAAGTCTTTCCACTTCCTCTACTATCTCTTTTGGAATCCGTCCCATGATGTCACCCCTCTAAACATTATATCCTGTCTGGTATAATCCCAATTGGGGAGTTGAGACGGTGAGAAGAATCATTCTGATTTTGACACTCATTCCTCTTCTTACCTTTGCTCTCGATGTAGAGAAAGTCGTTTTGGAATACAAACAAATGTTGAATGAGTACAAAAGTGGATCCTATCGAGATCCGTTTGTGAGGTACGTTCATGAGAATCTTCCTCAACTTCAAAAGTACAGATTCTTTCGAAGACTTCTCATTGGTAGCGTGGAGAAAACTGAATTCGCAAAAACGGTAGGGGATTATCTTTTCGTAATGTATCGAAACTGGAGAGAAGAGAGTTGGGAGAAAAAACTGGCCAACGCTCTTTTCCTTGCCTACATTCAATCTGAAATGGCTGGTTCCGAGCCTTCCAAAAGTACCTTGAAAAATTCTCCTTCGTTCAACTCCTTTTTCGGCGAGTACAAGATGTACATTCGCTCGAACGCTTTGAACC
This window contains:
- the ligA gene encoding NAD-dependent DNA ligase LigA, giving the protein MGRIPKEIVEEVERLREEIEYHNYRYYVLNDPVITDEEYDRLMKRLIELERMYPELVTPDSPTQRVGGKVLEGFKAVRHSTPMLSLDNIYNEEEILEFDRRVKKALQESEVEYVAELKIDGVSIALRYENGRFVLGATRGDGVKGEDVSENVKTVRSVPLRLRKSLTIEVRGEIYMPVDEFKRLNEEREEEGLPPFANPRNAAAGTLRQLNTALVASRRLDSFIYYVVHPEDYGLKTQWEALQFLKEVGFKVNPHSRLCRNIQEVIEYWKEWKERKRELDYWVDGVAVKVNRFDFQKILGETSKAPRWAIAFKFPAEQARTKILDITIQVGRTGVLTPVAELEPVQLAGTIVKRASLHNFEHIKEKDIRIGDYVFVEKAGGIIPQIVKPIPELRTGDEKEIKPPQKCPVCGGKVGKLSPDEVAIRCLNPHCPAKLKRALRTFVSREALDIEGLGEKIIGRLVDAGLVKDIADIFYLTPFDLAQLGSGVGQRTIAKILQEIEEAKKRPLHKLITGLGIPMVGQKTAKILVEHFKSLEAIADASYEALKDISGIGPEIARSIVEYFRNPKTREIVEKLKKAGVKLEEKAVKYDVLKGLTFAVTGTLKNFTREEIVEFLEKLGAKVVNSVSKNTDYLIVGENPGSKYEKARTLKVKTMNEEEFLKFLEKRAKLKGYNFDEIMRRWKEWS
- a CDS encoding tRNA-dihydrouridine synthase family protein, with the translated sequence MVKVGLAPMAGYTDRAFRTVCFEWGADFAFSEMVSAKGFLMDSEKTRKLLPSPEERSVAVQIFGSDPEELSKAAEMLSEEYSWIDLNAGCPVKKVVKRGAGGGLLRNLDLLKVVVREVRKRVKGKFTVKTRLGWDRNQISKIYEILVGEGVDEVFIHARTVAQAFTDKADWKSLSVLDKRIPTFVSGDIFSP
- the obgE gene encoding GTPase ObgE, which produces MNIKKAEFVDRVRIFVKAGDGGSGCVSFRREKYVPKGGPDGGDGGDGGFVFLRANPSLSTLIEFVNKRKFFAENGKHGMGKKMKGRNGRDLYIDVPVGTVVRDVTTGEIIADLDEPGKVVCVARGGKGGRGNAHFSTSTRQVPLIAERGEKGEARWLELELKILADVGLVGYPNVGKSSLIARISNAKPKIANYPFTTLVPNLGVVKYGDFSFVVADIPGLIEGASKGVGLGNVFLRHVERCFVIVHMLDVSGFEREDPARDYFIIREEMERYSPFLLKKPEIVVANKIDLLDKEKLPQKIKELESAIGKEVIPISAVTGEGVNLLLDRVASIIQKEKIEKEERKEKEHVIRKPAPVWRRLPERFQIEVVKEKDGCWIVDGEGLRVWVERFDLNQRDARLQILQVLEKNGLERKLKEAGVKEGDVVRIGNFEFEYKE
- the nadD gene encoding nicotinate (nicotinamide) nucleotide adenylyltransferase — protein: MSSGSEISSSSTKSRVGIFGGAFDPVHVGHVLVCLYTLEILKLDRLVVVPAYNPPHKKTRTPFEKRFEWLKRVFSGIERVEVSDYERQRGGVSYSIFTIEHFSKLYGTKPFFIVGEDALSYFEKWYRYRDILEKATLVVYPRYCEKPYHEHARKVLGDLSKIIFLDMPIVQISSTEIRERALAGKTLKGFVPEEIREDVEAFYGQSGSCTDGGVH